The stretch of DNA ACCCGACGCTCAGCGCGGCGTCGGACGTCCGGGCACAGACCGTTCAGGTGAAGTCGCAGAACGACGCATTGGCCCTCAAGGTGGCCAAGCTGAAGGCGGACTTCGCAAAGCTCGACGACTACAAGAAGCAGCTCGGTGAGGTGCGCAAGCAGATCCCCAGCACTGCGCAGCTCTCCGACTACCTGCGCCAGCTCGACACCATCGCTGCTGCGCACGCAGTCACGGTGACGACAGTGACCCCGGGTACGCCCACAGCGGTGGTGGCGAAGACGCCAGCGGTCCCGGCCGCGACGCCGACCCCTGCGGCCAGCGGCTCCGCGACGCCGGCGCCGACAGCCCCTGCCGACGGCTCGAGCGCCGGGGGCGCAGCGACGGGAACGGCGACTGGCACGGCAAGCGGTACGGCAGCCTCCGGTATCCCGGCTGGCTTCACGTCCATCCCGATGTCGGTGACCGTGCTGGGCTCTTACGACAACACGCTGGCGTTCCTTTCCGACCTGCAGACGGCGACACCGCGGCTCTTCCTGGTTTCCGGCTTCACGGGCACCGGCCAGCAGGACTCGCCCGCCTCGGGAGGCAAGCCGAAGACGTCGGTCGGGGACCAGGAGCTGGTGGTCAGCGGTTTCCTGTTCGCGCTACCCGACACCGCCGCGGCCGCCACCCCGGCACCGACGGCGACCCCGGCGCTCCCCGGCGCCGTACCCGGCAAGAACCCGCTCAACCCGGTCGGCGGCAAGTAGCCCCCGCCGCGAAGCGCACGACGGCGCCCGTCCGGTCCGACGACCGGGCGGGCGCCGTCGTCGTCGCTGGTCCGTGACAAGATCGCGCCCATGCTGCGTTGGCTGACCTCCGGCGAGTCCCACGGCGAGGCGCTTGTCGGCATCCTCGAGGGCATGCCGGCCGGGGTGGAGCTCCGGTCGGCAGACGTCCAGGCGGCGCTGGCCCGCCGCCGCCTCGGCTACGGCCGGGGCGCGCGCATGAAGTTCGAGCAGGACGAGGTCCACCTGCTCGGGGGAGTCCGGCACGGGCTCACGCAAGGCGGTCCGGTGGCCATCGAGATCGGCAACACCGAGTGGCCCAAGTGGGTCGACGTGATGTCCTCCGACCCGGTGGACGACCCCGAGCTGCTCAACCGCGCCCGCAACGCCCCGCTGACCCGGCCCCGACCGGGTCACGCCGACCTGGTGGGCATGCGCAAGTACGGGTTCGACGACGCGCGTCCGGTGCTGGAGCGCGCGAGCGCCCGCGAGACGGCGACGCGGGTGGCGCTGGGCACAGTCGCCGCGGCGTTCCTCGAGCAGGCCGCCGGGGTGCGGCTCGTCTCGCACGTGGTCCGGATCGGCTCCGTCGCCGTCCCCGAGGACGGCCCGCTCCCTGTGCCCGACGACCTCGCCGCCCTGGACGCCGACCCGGTCCGCTGCCACGACGCGGCGACGTCGGCCGCGATGGTGGCGGAGATCGACCAGGCGCACGACGACGGCGACACCCTGGGCGGCATCGTGGAGGTGCTGGCCTACGGCCTCCCGTCCGGACTGGGCACCTACGTCGAGGCCGACCGGCGGCTGGACGCCCGTCTGGCGGCCGCGCTGATGGGCATCCAGGCGATCAAGGGTGTCGAGGTGGGCGACGGGTTCCGCACCGCTGCCCGTCGGGGCTCGCAGGCGCACGACGAGATCGAGCGGGACGCAGACGGCCGCATCGTCCGCCGCACCAACCGCGCCGGCGGCATCGAGGGCGGCATGTCCAACGGCGAGGTGCTCCGCGTGCGCGCCGCCATGAAGCCGATCTCGACGGTGCCGCGCGCGCTTGCCACGGTCGACACGGCAACCGGGGAGCCGGCCCGAGCCCAGCACCAGCGCAGCGACGTGTGCGCGGTCCCACCGGCCGCCGTCGTGGCCGAGGCGATGGTCGCCCTCGTGCTCGCCGACACGCTGCTGGAGAAGACGGGCGGCGACTCGGTGGTCGAGGTGCGACGCAACCTCCAGGCGTACGTGGCGTCGATCCCGGAGCTGCTGCGCTGACCGGCGACCCGGCCACCGGGCGGTCGACAGAACGCGCAGGCGCCGCCGACTACCCTGCAGCCGTGCCTACCGCTGCTTCTTCCGGCCCCCGGGTCGTCCTCGTCGGGCCGCCCGGCGCCGGCAAGACCACCGTCGGTCTCGCCCTGGCGTCTCGCTGGCAGCTGGCGGCGCGGGACACCGACAGCGACGTCGAGGCGGCCGCCGGCAAACCGGTGTCGGACATCTTCGTCGAGGACGGCGAGGAGCGGTTCCGCGCCCTCGAGCACGAGGCGGTCGCACGGGCGCTCACCGAGCACGACGGAGTGCTGGCGCTGGGCGGGGGCGCGGTGCTGCACCCGGCCACGCAGGAGGCCCTCGCTGCGTACCGCGCGGGCGGCGGGGTCGTGGTGTTCCTCGACGTCAGCCTGGCCCACGCGGCGCCCCGTGTCGGCTTCAACCAGTCACGTCCGCTGCTGCTGGGCAACCCGCGGGCCCGCTGGAAGGAGCTGATGGACCAGCGTCGACCGGTCTACCAGGACGTCGCCACGATCGTCGTGCCGACCGACGGGCTGACACCGGAGCAGGTCGCGGAGCGGATCGAGTCGGAGCTCGCGACGCTGCGGACGCAGCGTCTCGCCACCACTCAGGTCACCCAGGAGGAGCGCTCGTGAACGACGCCAGGACCGTCACGGTGACGGGGGAGCGCCCGTACGACGTCGTGATCGGGCGCCATCTGCTCGGCGCGCTCCCCGGGCTGCTCGGGACCGACGTGCAGCGTGTGCTCGTCGTGCACCCGGCGGCCCTGGCGACCACGGCCGACGCCGTGCTGGCGGACCTTCGCCAGCACGGGTACGAGGCCTTCGGCGCCGAGGTCCCCGATGCCGAGGAGGCGAAGACGGCGCAGGTCGCGGCGTTCTGCTGGCAGGTGCTGGGCCAGGCCGGCTTCACGCGGTCGGACGCCGTGGTGGGCGTCGGCGGGGGAGCGACGACGGACCTTGCAGGGTTCGTCGCGGCCACCTGGCTGCGCGGCGTCCGCGTGGTGCAGGTGCCCACGACCGTGCTGGCCATGGTGGACGCCGCCGTCGGGGGCAAGACGGGGATCAACACCGCCGAGGGCAAGAACCTCGTGGGCGCGTTCCACCCACCGGCTGGCGTCCTGTGCGACCTGGCGGCGCTCGAGTCGATGTCCCCGCACGACTTCGTCGCCGGGCTGGCCGAGATCGTCAAGGCGGGGTTCATCGCCGACCCGGTCATCCTCGACCTGGTCGAGGCCAACATCGAGCTGCTCCGCGACCCCGTGGCCGCGGCGGGGTCCGACGTGCTCCTCGACCTGATCGAGCGCGCCGTGGCGGTCAAGGCCCGGGTCGTCGGCGAAGACCTCCGCGAGGCGGGGCTCCGGGAGATCCTGAACTACGGACACACCTTCGGGCACGCGATCGAGCACGTCGAGCGCTACCGCTGGCGGCACGGCGCTGCCGTCTCCGTCGGCATGGTGTTCGCCGCGGAGCTGGCCCGCCTGGCGGGTCGCCTGGGAGACGACGTCGTCGACCGCCACCGATCCGTCCTCACGGCGCTCGGCCTGCCGACCACCTACCGCGCCGACCGCTGGGAGCAGCTGCTCACCGCGATGCGTCGGGACAAGAAGACCCGCGGGGACCGGTTGCGGTTCGTCGTGCTGGAGGACGTTGCCAAGCCGACGCGGTTGGAAGGCCCCGACCCGACCCTGCTCGCGGCCGCCTACGCCGAGGTCGCGGACGAGCCCCGGCGGACCACAGCGGTCGAGCTGTAGGCCCGTCGAGGCTCGTCGACCTCCGCGTGCCGGTTCAGCCGGCGTTCACCGCCGTCGCGGGTGCTCCCGGTACCAGTCGCGCCAGATGATCCGGTGCACGGGGATCCACCGCGGGATCGACCGCAGCCCCGGGATGAACGGCAGGAGCAGCAGCCCGAGGGTCAGCAGCATCATCAGGCCCCAGACCAGCGCGTCCGCGTTGTCCGAGGTTGAGAACGGCGGCACCTGGTACCAGAACGTGTACAGCCACATCCACGGCTGACCAGGGAAGTTGCCGGTCTCGTTCATCATTCCCCACTGGTCGCCACCGAGATGGCGCGCACGGGCCTGGTCCTCCAGGTACGCACCGTCGGACAGCAGCAGCAGCGAGCGCGTCTGGTCCCCGCCGTAGAAGTTGCCCGACGAGGTCAGGGCACCCTCGAGTCCGCCGGTCTGCGCGAGCGTGAGGAACGCCGCGGAGATCGCCGGAACGGGCCCGTAGTCACCGTCGGCCACCTGCTTCGGGTCGTTG from Cellulomonas sp. NTE-D12 encodes:
- the aroC gene encoding chorismate synthase, which gives rise to MLRWLTSGESHGEALVGILEGMPAGVELRSADVQAALARRRLGYGRGARMKFEQDEVHLLGGVRHGLTQGGPVAIEIGNTEWPKWVDVMSSDPVDDPELLNRARNAPLTRPRPGHADLVGMRKYGFDDARPVLERASARETATRVALGTVAAAFLEQAAGVRLVSHVVRIGSVAVPEDGPLPVPDDLAALDADPVRCHDAATSAAMVAEIDQAHDDGDTLGGIVEVLAYGLPSGLGTYVEADRRLDARLAAALMGIQAIKGVEVGDGFRTAARRGSQAHDEIERDADGRIVRRTNRAGGIEGGMSNGEVLRVRAAMKPISTVPRALATVDTATGEPARAQHQRSDVCAVPPAAVVAEAMVALVLADTLLEKTGGDSVVEVRRNLQAYVASIPELLR
- a CDS encoding shikimate kinase produces the protein MPTAASSGPRVVLVGPPGAGKTTVGLALASRWQLAARDTDSDVEAAAGKPVSDIFVEDGEERFRALEHEAVARALTEHDGVLALGGGAVLHPATQEALAAYRAGGGVVVFLDVSLAHAAPRVGFNQSRPLLLGNPRARWKELMDQRRPVYQDVATIVVPTDGLTPEQVAERIESELATLRTQRLATTQVTQEERS
- the aroB gene encoding 3-dehydroquinate synthase → MNDARTVTVTGERPYDVVIGRHLLGALPGLLGTDVQRVLVVHPAALATTADAVLADLRQHGYEAFGAEVPDAEEAKTAQVAAFCWQVLGQAGFTRSDAVVGVGGGATTDLAGFVAATWLRGVRVVQVPTTVLAMVDAAVGGKTGINTAEGKNLVGAFHPPAGVLCDLAALESMSPHDFVAGLAEIVKAGFIADPVILDLVEANIELLRDPVAAAGSDVLLDLIERAVAVKARVVGEDLREAGLREILNYGHTFGHAIEHVERYRWRHGAAVSVGMVFAAELARLAGRLGDDVVDRHRSVLTALGLPTTYRADRWEQLLTAMRRDKKTRGDRLRFVVLEDVAKPTRLEGPDPTLLAAAYAEVADEPRRTTAVEL